Sequence from the Ammospiza caudacuta isolate bAmmCau1 chromosome 9, bAmmCau1.pri, whole genome shotgun sequence genome:
GCTGCCAGACGGGCTGCGACCGCACcttccacctgccctgtgccccagacGGACAATGTGTCACCCAGTACTTCGGGGCCTACAGGTAagggctgcccaccctcaccCTCGGAACCCCTGCTTTTCTCTCCAAGCCCTTTACATCTGAGTGAATGCATAAGGCGGGAACCCATGGTTGCCAGCAACGTGCCACACACAGCGACAGAACCcacacaggggctggggctccctcACACCTCCTGCACCCACACTGCCAGCACGGCCCAAGGACTCTGCACTTcacccttccctcactcatctCCCCTATCTTCCTCACAGGTCCTTCTGCTGGGAGCACCGCCCACAGCAGGCACTGCGGCCACGTCCAAGCCAGGACAACACCTGCACCATCTGCCTGGACACGGTGGAAGACAACATCTCCTACAAAACCATGGCGTGTCCCGCGTGCCAAGACGCCCGCTTCCACCGGCACTGCATCCAGAGACTGGCTCTGCACGCTGGCATTGACTTCCGATGCCCGCGGTGCCTCAAACAAGAGCCGTTCACGACGGAAATGCTCACCATGGGGATCCGACTCTCTAAGAGGTTGGCTTTTCTCCTCCCACCTCACAAGGCACCAGGCACAAGCACAGTGCCCGCCTAGGGACTGCCCTGCcaggcctgcccaccctctggCCTGTCCCTCTTGCCCTCAGCTCCAACCAGTCCCTGGAAATGGCACAGGCAAACGAGCAGTGACTGCGGGCATCTGCCTGATGTGGGCCCaactctttcccttccttctctggCAGACCCCCATCGTGGCAGAGTGACCCAGAGGTCGGACCCTCAGATCAGAGGCATGGCCGCTGCGATGCCACAACGTGCCTTTGTCCAGGTGGCAGGGAGCACACGGAGGCACACGGGTAAGCTGCCAAAGCAGCAATGCAGCCAGCTGAGGGGGATCTGtctccccacagccacagggatGTACAATTACACACAAGGGCTCTGCCAGGCACTCCCTGCTCTGACACTTTGTCCTCACCACCTCCTTGCTCCACCAGACCCTGGCAACTgcggctctgcagctcctgcgcTGCTGAGGGCATCCACCGACTCTGCTCCTCTTTGGGGAACAGCACCTGCTCCTGGGAGTGCAGCACCTGTGCTGCCACCGACACTGGTAGGCAACAAAGCATTCAGCACTATGCAATCCACACAGGGACCACGATGGGCCTGGCACCAGGGCCCTCAGCACACAGCTTGGCTCCAGGAGGGCACTGGATACCACAGCggcctctcctgcctgcagcctggggactgTCCTTACAACCTTCCTTCTGCCTGCCCCTCTTTGCAGGTTCCACTGGCAAATCAGACCTTGTGGACACCAAAACCTCGAGCACAGAACTGCTGACACTGTCCCAGGACACGGTGCTCCTcaagagcagctgctccatcagccCTCAGCAGGCCTTAAAACATGGCGACACTGAGGAACAAATACAGTCAGGGGCAATGCACAGCCCTCCTGCAGAACCCTGCACGATCCAGGATGGGCCAGCCCACAGTGCTGACACCTGCAAACCCAGCACTTCCAGCCAAGCAGCatcacagctctcccagggcaAGTGTCCTGCCAAGACCACCAGCTCTTCCTCTTGCCCTCGGTGTGCCTTCAAACGTGGCTATCCGAAGAAAGACAGTGCCTCAGCGGTATCATACGGCCCACCCGCAAAACGCCGCAGGATTGACACTGGGCCAGCCCAGAGTGCTGATgaaagcagccccagcacttcCACACAGCCACTGCCGGGGCTGTCTGAGGGCACTTTGGCTGCCAACAGTCCAGCACCACGGCCACAACGTCCATACAGGCCTCCATGGATCTTCCACGGATCCACGACGGACAACCGCTCCCAGCCTGGGCCAATCCGCATGAGACACGTCTGGCAGCAACAACGGCGGGCAAAAAAGCCCTACAGCCGGCCACAAATACACAGCAGCACCAAATGTCAGCCTGTCTACACCCCCATCACCCTTACCCATCAAAGAAACATAAACACATAAGATAAATAGATATAGATAGTTAAATAGATAGTTAGATAGATAGTTACAaagatagatagacagatagacagatagatagattaTAGATACATAAATACATAGATAAATAGacatacacaaaaaataaagttttttttacaCTAAGAGAACTCATATGTATTTCCCAGTCATTTTCTTCAAACTTCCTCCAAGCTTCTCTCACTGTAATGAACACGGATCTACGTCCCCAGGGTTGGCAACACATTCCTgtgggaggaggggaaagggaagatgGGGCAGAGGCGCCCTGGGAGGATTCTACTGTATGAACATCAATCACCTCTAGTCCATTCCCTCCCTTCTGGAATATTCCCTCTTCCTCGCTCCCCCACCGGACTCTCTAACCACACCACCCTCTCCTCAAATCCTCAGAGGTGTGCCCGCCATCACCCAACATTGTCCTCTCCTCTGAGCCCTCTCCCCACTGCTTGATTTGTACCTCGACCCTGCCTACACTTTCCCCTTTATAAACCCCCTGCCATCCCGCTTCGGGCCACCAGCTCACCCCTGACACCGGCTCACTTCAACTGCTCTTGTAGTCCCGATTCCCTCCCTCCTTGGACCCTCGGGCTTCCCCCAGATAAACTCAGTTGGGTTTGCCCCAGTGCCTCGGGTCCTCCTTCACCCCGGTCGCGCCATCCATATCCATCCACGACTGTGCTCACGGTGGACGGCGAGGAGCCGCTCCTCCAGCACCCACCAAGGAGTGACCTGCCCGCACCCACACAGGAGTTCCCTTGCCGGGGGAACCGTCCCGCACCCAGCAGACTTGCTCTCAgctctggcctctccctgccagccgGGGATCTGCTGGcccacctgtgtcccctgccagcagatgttgccaccagcctgctccctggagagctggggctcagcagcacgACAGGCTGCACCACCCCTGCTCAGCCATGCCTCgcacagcc
This genomic interval carries:
- the LOC131561631 gene encoding LOW QUALITY PROTEIN: PHD finger protein 7-like (The sequence of the model RefSeq protein was modified relative to this genomic sequence to represent the inferred CDS: inserted 1 base in 1 codon; deleted 3 bases in 2 codons), which gives rise to MQGPRVHVALXALSWLCPHPTHCLEMQRDHKSPVLTFTGLACSFQTCFICCKMGATITCCQTGCDRTFHLPCAPDGQCVTQYFGAYRSFCWEHRPQQALRPRPSQDNTCTICLDTVEDNISYKTMACPACQDARFHRHCIQRLALHAGIDFRCPRCLKQEPFTTEMLTMGIRLSKRPPSWQSDPEVGPSDQRHGRCDATTCLCPGGREHTEAHGPWQLRLCSSCAAEGIHRLCSSLGNSTCSWECSTCAATDTGRQQSIQHYAIHTGTTMGLAPGPSAQLGSRRALDTTAASPACSLGTVLTTFLLPAPLCRFHWQIRPCGHQNLEHRTADTVPGHGAPQEQLLHQPSAGLKTWRH